In Nicotiana tabacum cultivar K326 chromosome 2, ASM71507v2, whole genome shotgun sequence, the following proteins share a genomic window:
- the LOC107797045 gene encoding zinc finger CCCH domain-containing protein 18-like isoform X1: MDPFEAAKLVHERILRVEPEHVTRKIIGYIYLQDFPNQEMIRLALGPDTLIHNVIQKAKNALKLNSTSMFYNPVSPSINPAHIADPLMQFAHFSPLSSCSVSSAFDVASSCCEPQLTDKRSQLTEMPYSDYEPSQRFLQLEETMDFENLNYHSDYCYPEAALIRRSRNSPNPFKFPVKACHYFNKGFCKNGTSCRYFHAYPFPESYHHMVDPNLCENGDEDQVLSPGSLEKLELEITELLKSKKGHPLSIASLPMMYYEKYGRTLQAEGYLTESQRHGKAGYNLTKLLARLKFVRLIERPHGQHSVILAEDAAKYMDSHGERSDPGPIVSGSRQIYLTFLAESTFTEEDVSDYFNTFGPVQDVRMPCQQKRMFGFVTFFSADTVKLVLSTGNPHYVCGARVLVKPYREKSKLFERRHQEKMESPIYYHVHHADLDSGLQERLAYSRLLRKHIMEEQALELESRRLAQLQLSQKSMAALSYFDASMDEFNISQPERFSHLSDVQNSGYSDEDNPKHSGSHCADEESNQGNNLPDSPFASGITSSISPVI; encoded by the exons ATGGACCCATTTGAGGCAGCTAAACTTGTGCATGAGAGAATCCTGAGAGTTGAACCAGAGCATGTTACAAGGAAGATTATTGGCTATATTTACTTGCAAGACTTCCCCAATCAGGAAATGATTCGATTAGCATTAGGCCCTGATACCTTAATTCACAACGTGATCCAAAAGGCAAAAAATGCCCTTAAACTAAACTCAACTTCAATGTTTTACAATCCAGTTTCACCTTCTATAAATCCAGCACATATAGCAGATCCCCTAATGCAGTTTGCACACTTTTCACCTCTTTCATCATGTTCAGTTTCATCAGCTTTTGATGTAGCCTCCTCTTGTTGCGAACCTCAACTGACTGACAAACGTTCTCAGTTAACCGAAATGCCTTACTCGGACTATGAGCCTTCGCAACGGTTTCTCCAACTTGAAGAAACAATGGACTTTGAAAATTTAAATTACCATAGTGATTACTGCTATCCAGAAGCAGCCCTAATCAGGCGCAGCAGAAATTCTCCAAATCCGTTTAAATTTCCAGTTAAGGCTTGCCACTATTTCAACAAGGGGTTCTGTAAAAATGGTACTAGCTGTAGGTATTTTCATGCTTATCCATTTCCGGAGAGCTACCATCATATGGTTGACCCTAACTTATGTGAAAATGGTGATGAAGATCAAGTACTTTCACCTGGTTCCCTGGAGAAATTAGAGCTAGAGATAACAGAGCTCTTGAAATCCAAGAAAGGGCATCCTCTTTCAATTGCATCACTGCCCATGATGTATTATGAGAAGTATGGGAGAACCCTCCAAGCGGAAGGGTATCTAACCGAGAGCCAGAGACATGGTAAAGCTGGTTATAATTTGACAAAGCTTCTTGCTCGATTGAAGTTTGTTCGTCTGATTGAGAG GCCTCATGGACAACATTCTGTAATACTGGCTGAAGATGCAGCAAAGTACATGGACTCTCATGGTGAAAGAAGTGATCCCGGTCCTATTGTTAGCGGTTCACGTCAGATATATTTGACATTCCTTGCTGAGAGCACTTTTACGGAGGAAGATGTCTCTGATTACTTCAA CACTTTTGGCCCAGTTCAAGATGTAAGAATGCCATGTCAGCAGAAACGGATGTTTGGATTTGTTACCTTCTTCAGTGCAGATACTGTAAAATTGGTTTTGTCAACAGGAAATCCACATTATGTGTGTGGTGCTCGCGTTCTTGTCAAACCTTATAGGGAGAAGTCAAAGCTATTCGAAAG GAGACACCAGGAGAAAATGGAGTCACCAATATATTACCATGTACATCATGCTGATTTGGATTCTGGGCTACAAGAAA GATTGGCGTACTCCAGACTGCTAAGGAAGCATATAATGGAAGAGCAAGCCCTTGAACTTGAGTCTAGGCGACTTGCACAGCTGCAGTTGTCGCAAAAATCCATGGCCGCTCTGTCCTATTTCGACGCTTCCATGGATGAATTTAACATTTCTCAAC CAGAACGGTTCAGCCATCTATCAGATGTTCAGAACAGCGGATACTCGGATGAAGATAACCCCAAACATTCAGGAAGCCATTGTGCTGATGAGGAGAG CAATCAAGGAAACAACCTACCAGACAGTCCATTCGCATCTGGAATAACGAGCAGCATATCTCCAGTCATTTAG
- the LOC107797045 gene encoding zinc finger CCCH domain-containing protein 18-like isoform X2 produces the protein MDPFEAAKLVHERILRVEPEHVTRKIIGYIYLQDFPNQEMIRLALGPDTLIHNVIQKAKNALKLNSTSMFYNPVSPSINPAHIADPLMQFAHFSPLSSCSVSSAFDVASSCCEPQLTDKRSQLTEMPYSDYEPSQRFLQLEETMDFENLNYHSDYCYPEAALIRRSRNSPNPFKFPVKACHYFNKGFCKNGTSCRYFHAYPFPESYHHMVDPNLCENGDEDQVLSPGSLEKLELEITELLKSKKGHPLSIASLPMMYYEKYGRTLQAEGYLTESQRHGKAGYNLTKLLARLKFVRLIERPHGQHSVILAEDAAKYMDSHGERSDPGPIVSGSRQIYLTFLAESTFTEEDVSDYFNTFGPVQDVRMPCQQKRMFGFVTFFSADTVKLVLSTGNPHYVCGARVLVKPYREKSKLFERRHQEKMESPIYYHVHHADLDSGLQERLAYSRLLRKHIMEEQALELESRRLAQLQLSQKSMAALSYFDASMDEFNISQQRFSHLSDVQNSGYSDEDNPKHSGSHCADEESNQGNNLPDSPFASGITSSISPVI, from the exons ATGGACCCATTTGAGGCAGCTAAACTTGTGCATGAGAGAATCCTGAGAGTTGAACCAGAGCATGTTACAAGGAAGATTATTGGCTATATTTACTTGCAAGACTTCCCCAATCAGGAAATGATTCGATTAGCATTAGGCCCTGATACCTTAATTCACAACGTGATCCAAAAGGCAAAAAATGCCCTTAAACTAAACTCAACTTCAATGTTTTACAATCCAGTTTCACCTTCTATAAATCCAGCACATATAGCAGATCCCCTAATGCAGTTTGCACACTTTTCACCTCTTTCATCATGTTCAGTTTCATCAGCTTTTGATGTAGCCTCCTCTTGTTGCGAACCTCAACTGACTGACAAACGTTCTCAGTTAACCGAAATGCCTTACTCGGACTATGAGCCTTCGCAACGGTTTCTCCAACTTGAAGAAACAATGGACTTTGAAAATTTAAATTACCATAGTGATTACTGCTATCCAGAAGCAGCCCTAATCAGGCGCAGCAGAAATTCTCCAAATCCGTTTAAATTTCCAGTTAAGGCTTGCCACTATTTCAACAAGGGGTTCTGTAAAAATGGTACTAGCTGTAGGTATTTTCATGCTTATCCATTTCCGGAGAGCTACCATCATATGGTTGACCCTAACTTATGTGAAAATGGTGATGAAGATCAAGTACTTTCACCTGGTTCCCTGGAGAAATTAGAGCTAGAGATAACAGAGCTCTTGAAATCCAAGAAAGGGCATCCTCTTTCAATTGCATCACTGCCCATGATGTATTATGAGAAGTATGGGAGAACCCTCCAAGCGGAAGGGTATCTAACCGAGAGCCAGAGACATGGTAAAGCTGGTTATAATTTGACAAAGCTTCTTGCTCGATTGAAGTTTGTTCGTCTGATTGAGAG GCCTCATGGACAACATTCTGTAATACTGGCTGAAGATGCAGCAAAGTACATGGACTCTCATGGTGAAAGAAGTGATCCCGGTCCTATTGTTAGCGGTTCACGTCAGATATATTTGACATTCCTTGCTGAGAGCACTTTTACGGAGGAAGATGTCTCTGATTACTTCAA CACTTTTGGCCCAGTTCAAGATGTAAGAATGCCATGTCAGCAGAAACGGATGTTTGGATTTGTTACCTTCTTCAGTGCAGATACTGTAAAATTGGTTTTGTCAACAGGAAATCCACATTATGTGTGTGGTGCTCGCGTTCTTGTCAAACCTTATAGGGAGAAGTCAAAGCTATTCGAAAG GAGACACCAGGAGAAAATGGAGTCACCAATATATTACCATGTACATCATGCTGATTTGGATTCTGGGCTACAAGAAA GATTGGCGTACTCCAGACTGCTAAGGAAGCATATAATGGAAGAGCAAGCCCTTGAACTTGAGTCTAGGCGACTTGCACAGCTGCAGTTGTCGCAAAAATCCATGGCCGCTCTGTCCTATTTCGACGCTTCCATGGATGAATTTAACATTTCTCAAC AACGGTTCAGCCATCTATCAGATGTTCAGAACAGCGGATACTCGGATGAAGATAACCCCAAACATTCAGGAAGCCATTGTGCTGATGAGGAGAG CAATCAAGGAAACAACCTACCAGACAGTCCATTCGCATCTGGAATAACGAGCAGCATATCTCCAGTCATTTAG